From Oenococcus sicerae, the proteins below share one genomic window:
- the infB gene encoding translation initiation factor IF-2, protein MTEEEQKRRPLVHHIRKQSASSSELPASQRQHAAGLSSRAQGERRVDKAPASSPEPRSRRRTGFDSNTGRPAPKDHRPIHAGSASAPTGSINEPTRNTRSPQAKRPSSQQQRQRPSSRNNVSSAEPLRRAHPHNPLPNQHPVTNQRNNHRNGNRPLTGQNANNRNNNAAHKPNASQNGSGRFGGALASGNNSARNNTRRRNSTTTVPGTHFTTGPALGTHRKSEPKGSKKAQRIAAAAVARNRQNERREQPLPSVLEYRLGMNVQDIAKIIHRDVSEILKKLFLLGAVVNQNQSLDADTIELLAADYGIEAKQKEEVDVADIDRFFDDADNDIDESKLVARAPIVTIMGHVDHGKTTLLDYLRHTHVTEGEAGGITQHIGAYQARLHDRLITFLDTPGHEAFTEMRARGANITDITVLVVAADDGVMPQTIEAIHHAQAAKTPIIVAINKIDIPGVDPKAIVNELMEYDLVPEEYGGSTIEVPISAKTGENVDKLLEMILLQADVMELKSDPTAKARGSVIEARLDKGRGAVVTLLIQQGTLKTGDPIVVGNTFGRVRTMNDASHKSIDSALPATPVEITGLNEVPQAGDHFVVMDSEKDAREAGESRAKTAMEEERNNGTVVTLDTLFSTMAKQEMKTVPLIVKADVQGSVEALASSLKKIKVEGVRVDVLHAAVGAVNESDINLAEASGAIIIGFNVRPVGQAKTSAEQKHVDIRLYNVIYDAINEVEAAMKGQLEPVYVEKSLGSVAVRDLFHFSKIGTIAGGLVTDGSITRDAKVRLVRDGVVVYDGELGSLKHEKDDVKEVKKGFELGLTIANYNDEKIGDVIEAYKMEEVKANA, encoded by the coding sequence ATGACTGAAGAAGAACAAAAACGGCGTCCATTGGTACATCACATTAGGAAACAATCGGCTTCCAGCTCCGAACTTCCAGCTTCCCAAAGACAGCATGCAGCTGGTCTTTCTAGCCGCGCTCAGGGCGAACGACGGGTCGATAAAGCTCCAGCTAGCTCTCCGGAACCTCGTTCTCGTCGACGCACAGGATTTGATTCTAATACGGGACGGCCTGCTCCAAAGGATCATCGGCCAATTCACGCTGGTAGTGCAAGTGCACCGACTGGTTCGATTAATGAACCAACTAGGAATACACGATCACCACAAGCAAAGCGGCCTTCAAGCCAGCAACAGCGTCAGCGCCCTAGTTCGAGAAATAATGTATCTAGCGCTGAGCCGCTTCGACGTGCTCATCCACATAATCCATTGCCAAACCAGCATCCCGTGACCAATCAACGGAATAATCACCGTAATGGTAATCGTCCGTTGACTGGCCAAAATGCGAATAATCGCAATAATAACGCTGCTCACAAACCAAATGCATCACAAAATGGTAGTGGCCGTTTTGGTGGCGCTTTAGCTTCGGGCAATAACTCTGCTCGGAATAATACACGTCGCCGCAATTCGACAACGACTGTTCCAGGAACACACTTTACGACTGGCCCAGCACTTGGTACTCACCGCAAGTCCGAGCCAAAAGGTTCTAAAAAAGCTCAGCGCATTGCAGCTGCAGCTGTTGCTAGAAACCGCCAAAACGAACGTCGAGAACAACCACTTCCAAGTGTTCTTGAATATCGTTTGGGCATGAACGTACAAGATATCGCTAAGATCATTCATCGAGATGTTTCTGAAATTTTGAAGAAACTTTTCTTACTTGGCGCAGTTGTTAATCAAAACCAAAGCTTGGATGCTGATACGATTGAATTATTAGCTGCTGACTATGGCATTGAAGCTAAGCAGAAAGAAGAAGTTGACGTTGCTGATATCGATCGTTTCTTTGATGATGCTGATAACGATATCGATGAATCGAAATTAGTAGCCCGTGCCCCAATTGTCACAATTATGGGTCATGTTGATCATGGTAAGACAACACTATTGGACTATTTACGTCATACTCATGTGACCGAAGGCGAAGCTGGTGGCATCACGCAGCATATCGGTGCTTACCAAGCACGTTTGCATGATCGTTTGATCACTTTTCTAGATACCCCAGGGCATGAGGCTTTCACAGAAATGCGTGCGCGTGGTGCGAATATTACTGATATTACTGTTCTGGTCGTTGCAGCTGATGATGGTGTTATGCCGCAAACTATTGAAGCCATTCATCATGCACAAGCGGCTAAAACACCGATTATTGTTGCAATTAACAAGATCGATATTCCTGGTGTAGATCCCAAAGCAATTGTCAATGAATTGATGGAATATGATCTTGTGCCTGAAGAATATGGCGGCAGTACAATTGAAGTACCTATCTCTGCTAAAACAGGCGAAAATGTGGACAAACTGTTGGAAATGATCTTGCTTCAGGCAGATGTTATGGAACTAAAGTCTGATCCGACCGCTAAAGCCCGAGGCTCTGTCATTGAAGCTCGGTTGGACAAAGGCCGTGGCGCTGTTGTCACTTTGCTGATCCAGCAAGGAACTCTAAAGACCGGCGATCCGATCGTTGTCGGCAACACCTTTGGTCGTGTTCGAACAATGAACGATGCTTCGCATAAAAGTATCGATTCGGCTTTGCCAGCAACACCAGTCGAAATCACTGGATTGAACGAGGTACCACAGGCTGGTGATCATTTCGTAGTCATGGATTCTGAAAAGGATGCTCGTGAGGCTGGCGAATCGCGTGCCAAGACAGCCATGGAAGAAGAACGCAACAATGGCACTGTTGTAACGCTTGATACTTTGTTCTCGACAATGGCCAAACAAGAAATGAAAACTGTTCCTCTGATCGTCAAAGCCGATGTACAGGGTTCCGTTGAAGCACTGGCTTCTTCATTGAAAAAGATCAAAGTAGAAGGTGTCAGAGTTGACGTACTTCATGCTGCTGTTGGTGCGGTTAATGAATCTGACATTAATTTAGCTGAGGCTTCAGGCGCGATTATTATTGGGTTTAATGTTCGTCCAGTTGGACAAGCAAAAACTAGTGCAGAGCAAAAGCATGTGGATATTCGTCTATATAATGTTATTTACGATGCAATCAATGAAGTTGAAGCAGCCATGAAGGGGCAACTGGAACCTGTTTATGTTGAAAAGAGTTTAGGTTCTGTTGCTGTGAGAGATTTGTTCCATTTTTCTAAGATTGGCACAATCGCCGGTGGCTTGGTCACTGATGGTTCAATCACACGTGATGCTAAAGTTCGCTTAGTTCGTGATGGTGTGGTCGTTTATGATGGCGAATTAGGTTCTTTGAAACATGAGAAAGACGATGTGAAAGAGGTTAAAAAAGGCTTTGAACTTGGCTTGACGATCGCTAATTATAATGATGAAAAAATTGGCGATGTCATCGAAGCTTATAAGATGGAAGAGGTCAAAGCAAATGCCTAA
- the rbfA gene encoding 30S ribosome-binding factor RbfA: MPKREKSARLLRVEGTIQRDISEILVKQVSDPRLQDVTITGIDMTPDFSIAYTYWTIYSDLASSAEKAADGLQAAKGLIKRELAKKMTTYRIPDLIFKRDMAIQYGDHIEQLIAKLNRQDK; the protein is encoded by the coding sequence ATGCCTAAACGTGAGAAATCAGCGCGTTTATTGCGTGTTGAAGGCACGATTCAGCGAGATATTAGTGAGATTCTTGTTAAACAAGTTTCGGATCCAAGGCTCCAAGACGTCACAATTACAGGCATTGATATGACGCCTGATTTCTCGATTGCTTATACTTATTGGACCATCTATTCAGATTTAGCTAGTTCTGCTGAGAAGGCTGCTGATGGTTTACAAGCAGCTAAAGGACTGATTAAACGGGAACTTGCTAAAAAAATGACGACCTATCGAATTCCTGATTTAATTTTTAAACGTGATATGGCGATTCAATATGGTGATCATATTGAGCAATTAATCGCTAAGTTAAATCGTCAAGATAAATAA
- a CDS encoding LCP family protein, producing MRKFKSPQAGKERRPGRKNKHLIRNIVLTTFGILFIAAGTALAVIYSNFKGAISQNTFVPTKLKKMRNVDSVLSNGKPVSILLMGTDTGELGRTWVGRTDSMMLITINPKTKKTLIMSIPRDSMIAIPGYEDTFPQKINAAYEYPANGKGHPETTINTIEKWLNVPIDFYGIINMNALETIVNKAGGVSVSSPLTFSYSQDTAHDYGAHLYSFTKNSTQYKYYDNGSTLTKTSNTMDGAAALAFSRMRYNDPLGDYGRTLRQRLVFEAIAKKAGTLVTQLINQKFLNSISKQAKTDLTFDDMITLASNYRNALKKTSSDHLQGNSYSYNGISFEVIPTKEKQRATNKLRKSLGLKAATTGPKFAGTVTNGVTIGDGDSSSVATTTTDSTTSAYSASAQQSYSYTAPAVSSSYSAAATSSSYVAPAVAATSSSSGTPTTP from the coding sequence ATGCGAAAATTCAAATCACCTCAAGCAGGAAAAGAACGCCGACCGGGTCGTAAAAATAAGCACTTGATCAGAAATATCGTTCTCACGACCTTCGGAATTCTTTTTATAGCTGCCGGTACAGCCTTGGCAGTTATCTATTCTAATTTCAAGGGGGCTATCAGCCAAAACACCTTTGTTCCCACGAAATTAAAAAAGATGCGCAATGTTGATTCAGTTCTCAGTAATGGCAAACCAGTCTCGATTCTGCTAATGGGAACTGATACTGGCGAGTTAGGACGCACGTGGGTCGGCAGAACCGACTCAATGATGCTGATCACGATCAATCCAAAGACAAAAAAGACCTTAATTATGTCTATTCCACGTGATTCAATGATTGCGATCCCGGGCTACGAAGATACTTTCCCACAAAAAATCAATGCTGCTTATGAATATCCAGCGAATGGTAAAGGGCATCCAGAAACTACCATCAATACGATTGAAAAGTGGTTGAATGTTCCCATTGATTTTTACGGCATCATCAATATGAATGCCCTTGAGACAATCGTCAATAAGGCTGGTGGTGTTTCGGTCAGTTCACCTCTGACTTTCTCCTACTCTCAAGATACAGCCCATGATTACGGCGCTCACCTTTACAGTTTCACAAAAAATTCCACGCAATATAAATATTATGATAATGGCAGCACACTGACTAAAACCTCTAATACAATGGATGGAGCCGCTGCCTTGGCCTTTTCCAGAATGCGTTATAACGATCCCTTAGGAGATTATGGCCGAACACTCAGGCAACGACTCGTTTTTGAAGCGATCGCCAAAAAAGCTGGAACACTTGTGACTCAGCTCATCAATCAGAAGTTCTTAAATTCAATTTCCAAACAAGCGAAAACCGACCTCACCTTCGACGATATGATCACATTGGCGTCTAACTACCGAAATGCTTTAAAGAAGACTTCATCAGACCATTTACAAGGAAATAGTTACAGTTACAACGGTATTTCATTCGAAGTAATACCAACCAAAGAAAAACAGCGAGCCACTAACAAATTGAGGAAATCTTTAGGCTTAAAAGCCGCAACGACCGGGCCAAAATTTGCTGGTACAGTCACAAACGGCGTCACGATCGGTGATGGAGACAGCAGCAGTGTAGCCACAACGACCACAGATTCAACGACATCCGCCTATTCGGCTTCTGCCCAGCAAAGCTATAGTTACACAGCACCGGCGGTATCTTCATCATATTCAGCTGCCGCTACTTCATCAAGCTACGTAGCGCCAGCAGTAGCAGCAACAAGTTCAAGTTCTGGCACGCCAACAACTCCTTAA
- a CDS encoding phosphatase PAP2 family protein — protein MIVDRDRIRKLLIYIFIALFLFIAIFSWLSSPILYLIDSFTTEILSSSHNIILSILFWMGANFSRPLISFILTLICAFLLWGNNFKIPAAWFLFTMIGSMLAEMILSLITPWPLPVSKPSSIDRSFPSLAVLMTFLLIQFFFVIVVPEFNKRAKKVKNRTIAIIILWLVLVCFAVVAYRYNTISDVFAALFFGYAWFLLSEEFYYNYARIFVRLKIFRGSWI, from the coding sequence ATGATAGTTGATCGGGATCGCATCAGAAAATTACTTATTTATATTTTTATTGCTCTTTTTTTGTTTATTGCTATTTTTTCTTGGCTTTCGTCGCCGATTCTCTATTTAATAGATAGTTTTACAACAGAAATTCTTTCGAGCAGTCATAACATTATTTTGTCCATTTTATTTTGGATGGGTGCTAATTTTAGCCGCCCACTGATTTCTTTTATTTTGACACTCATTTGTGCTTTTTTGCTTTGGGGAAACAATTTTAAGATCCCCGCCGCTTGGTTTTTGTTTACAATGATCGGTTCAATGCTGGCTGAAATGATTTTGAGTTTAATCACACCCTGGCCGCTTCCAGTTAGCAAACCATCGTCTATTGACAGATCGTTTCCCAGTTTGGCTGTGCTGATGACTTTTTTATTGATTCAGTTTTTCTTTGTCATCGTGGTGCCGGAATTTAATAAGCGTGCTAAAAAAGTTAAGAATCGCACTATTGCCATTATTATTTTGTGGCTGGTTCTTGTCTGCTTTGCCGTTGTTGCTTATCGTTATAATACGATCAGTGATGTTTTTGCGGCACTGTTCTTTGGTTACGCATGGTTTTTGCTGTCCGAAGAATTCTATTATAATTACGCGCGTATTTTTGTCAGATTGAAAATTTTTCGCGGCAGTTGGATTTAA
- a CDS encoding deoxynucleoside kinase, which translates to MLVLSGTIGAGKTSLTDLLSNHLGSKAIYESVSDNPILPLFYDDPKKYAFLLQIYFLNKRLQNIKLAQGNKLDVIDRSIFEDALLFQLNADLGRSTQTEVDIYKSLLSNMMEKLDELPSKDPDLLIHVSVSFDNMLDRIEKRGRDFEQIAVHPDLYTYYKELNQRYRSWYKNYDRGPKMEIDGDKYDFVESKTAAHEVLNQIDEKLFDLGILVG; encoded by the coding sequence ATGCTTGTTTTATCTGGAACGATTGGAGCTGGCAAGACCAGCTTAACTGACCTGTTATCGAATCATTTGGGCAGTAAAGCGATATATGAAAGTGTCAGTGATAATCCAATTTTGCCCTTATTTTACGACGACCCGAAGAAATATGCTTTTTTGCTGCAAATTTACTTTTTGAATAAGCGTTTGCAAAACATTAAACTAGCTCAGGGAAACAAACTTGACGTCATCGATCGATCCATTTTTGAAGATGCGCTGTTATTCCAATTGAATGCAGACCTAGGACGTTCAACACAAACAGAAGTCGACATATATAAATCTTTGCTCAGCAACATGATGGAAAAACTAGATGAACTGCCTTCCAAAGATCCCGATTTGTTAATTCATGTGTCTGTTTCTTTTGACAATATGCTGGATCGGATTGAAAAACGCGGTCGTGACTTTGAACAAATCGCAGTTCATCCCGATTTATATACTTATTACAAAGAACTCAATCAGCGTTATCGCAGCTGGTACAAAAATTATGATCGCGGACCCAAAATGGAGATCGATGGCGACAAGTATGATTTTGTCGAGTCAAAAACTGCTGCTCATGAGGTTTTAAATCAAATTGATGAGAAGCTGTTTGATTTAGGCATTTTAGTCGGCTAA
- a CDS encoding ABC transporter permease: MDFIKRAFLYLRRKIGRSLLLTLVITAIMTFVLAGLIIQNAAISAVNNTKNSVGTTVTLSANRQKLFQQNRKSSSSTSGGFTSINQTIISQKTAEKLANLSNVSAYQMTSTADVTASSFTVVKSSSSTSGQGGFPGRTQSSQSGNTSISGVSTTAADSNFKDKNYVIKKGRGIKTSDKNTNNVIVEKTLAANNSIKVGSTISVKNSDSKIVKLNVVGIYQAKASTSGSDPMAADPSNTIYASYTLASSLSGNSGNVSGVTYTLTNSSKEKAFVKSAKKIISSKLQLTTSDQTYELLSSSVKSIESIASKIVWIVAIAGIAILTLVLILMIRERKHEIGILMSLGEAKSKIVGQIFVETVSVLIVSLCFAGIFGNFFGNVIGKQLVSQESTSSQTLSGGGSAGGMPGNSNANNAAGNNQTNNNRSNRSTGGFNNFRSNLTGSSSLNKLSTHLTVGTLLKLGAFGLVIVGIATLLGSIPILSLKPKRILISE; this comes from the coding sequence ATGGATTTTATCAAACGTGCTTTTTTGTATCTACGCAGGAAAATCGGACGCAGCTTGTTACTGACTTTAGTCATTACGGCAATTATGACTTTTGTCCTAGCTGGTCTGATTATCCAAAACGCTGCTATATCAGCGGTTAACAACACCAAAAATTCAGTTGGAACGACAGTCACTTTGTCAGCTAACCGACAAAAGCTGTTTCAACAGAATCGAAAGTCGTCCAGCTCGACTTCTGGTGGTTTTACAAGTATCAATCAAACAATTATTAGCCAAAAAACTGCTGAAAAACTAGCTAATTTGAGTAACGTTTCAGCTTATCAAATGACATCAACGGCTGATGTTACGGCATCATCTTTCACGGTTGTGAAAAGTTCTAGTTCAACTAGCGGACAAGGCGGTTTTCCGGGTAGGACTCAGTCTTCTCAATCAGGCAACACAAGTATTTCCGGCGTTTCAACAACCGCGGCCGATTCTAATTTCAAAGATAAGAATTATGTCATTAAAAAAGGTCGTGGTATCAAAACGTCCGATAAAAACACAAATAATGTCATTGTTGAAAAAACGCTAGCAGCTAACAACAGTATCAAAGTTGGCAGCACGATCTCCGTTAAAAACTCTGATAGCAAAATCGTCAAACTGAATGTCGTTGGTATCTATCAAGCGAAAGCCTCGACTAGCGGGTCTGATCCAATGGCAGCAGATCCTTCCAACACGATTTACGCTAGCTATACATTGGCATCAAGCTTGTCTGGGAATAGCGGCAATGTATCTGGCGTGACTTATACCTTGACTAATTCCAGCAAAGAGAAGGCTTTTGTTAAGTCAGCTAAGAAAATTATTTCGAGCAAACTGCAGCTGACAACATCTGATCAAACATACGAATTATTGTCTAGTTCAGTTAAATCAATCGAGAGCATCGCCTCTAAAATCGTTTGGATCGTTGCGATTGCCGGAATCGCAATTCTGACTCTTGTCTTGATTTTGATGATCCGTGAACGAAAACACGAAATCGGCATTCTCATGTCTTTAGGCGAAGCTAAAAGTAAAATTGTTGGACAGATTTTCGTAGAAACAGTTTCCGTGTTAATCGTGTCCTTGTGTTTTGCAGGTATTTTCGGCAATTTCTTTGGCAATGTTATTGGCAAACAACTAGTTTCTCAAGAATCAACTTCAAGCCAGACGCTTAGCGGTGGTGGTTCTGCTGGCGGTATGCCGGGAAACAGTAATGCAAATAATGCTGCTGGAAACAATCAGACGAATAATAATCGGTCCAATCGCAGTACGGGCGGTTTCAATAACTTTAGATCTAATTTGACTGGCAGTTCCAGCCTGAACAAACTTTCTACTCACTTGACAGTTGGGACCCTATTGAAGCTTGGTGCATTCGGTCTTGTCATTGTTGGTATTGCAACTTTGCTAGGATCAATACCGATTTTAAGTTTGAAGCCAAAACGAATTCTGATTTCGGAATAA
- a CDS encoding ABC transporter ATP-binding protein, giving the protein MTLTVQKLTHYFNHPDDYLYKDVSLKFEAAKLYAIVGESGSGKTTFVSFLAGLDSPVSGTINFNGKDIKKIGLTKYRNQDVTIIFQAYNLITYMSALENVMSALSITQSKHAGDKKYATGLLASVGIEGELTTKNVQKLSGGQQQRVAIIRALAVDAPIIVADEPTGNLDSENTKEITQIFQKVAHESKKTVIVITHDQKVASMADVRITLDDRKFTVKDIKRKAS; this is encoded by the coding sequence ATGACATTAACAGTTCAAAAATTAACTCATTATTTTAATCACCCGGATGACTACTTATACAAAGATGTCAGCTTGAAATTTGAAGCGGCCAAGTTGTATGCGATCGTTGGAGAATCAGGGTCTGGCAAAACAACTTTCGTCAGTTTTCTCGCTGGTTTGGATTCACCGGTGTCCGGCACGATTAATTTTAATGGCAAGGATATTAAAAAAATCGGTTTGACCAAGTATCGCAATCAAGATGTGACGATTATTTTCCAAGCCTATAATTTGATCACTTATATGTCGGCACTGGAAAACGTGATGTCGGCTTTATCGATCACGCAATCGAAACACGCTGGTGATAAGAAGTATGCCACTGGCCTATTAGCTTCTGTAGGTATTGAAGGCGAGCTGACAACGAAGAACGTACAAAAATTGTCTGGTGGTCAGCAGCAAAGAGTGGCAATTATTCGTGCTTTAGCTGTTGATGCGCCGATTATCGTGGCCGATGAGCCAACTGGCAATTTGGATTCGGAAAATACGAAGGAAATTACGCAGATCTTTCAAAAGGTAGCTCATGAATCCAAGAAGACCGTTATCGTTATCACGCATGATCAAAAGGTGGCGAGTATGGCAGACGTGAGAATTACCTTGGATGATCGTAAGTTTACGGTTAAGGATATCAAAAGAAAAGCATCGTAG
- the serS gene encoding serine--tRNA ligase, whose amino-acid sequence MLDIKYLRNNRDEANQRLLDRNVADGVLDQLLVDDEKRRAIIQEVEQLKAKRNQVSDQIGAAKRTKDDSAAKKAITDMQTVSDQIKELDGQLAAIDKLVHDQEADLPNLADPRVPVGPDDAYNVEQRKWEPANLNGRPAAFSKTASWLKAHYEVGEDLGILDFERGAKVSGARFLYYVGAGARLERAVYNFMLDEHRREGYTELLTPYMVTNESMYATGQFPKFIDDAYEVGKDQSMTMIPTAEVALVNWRRDEILDESELPLYITALSPAFRQEAGAAGKDTRGLIRLHQFNKVEMVKFTKAEDSYDELEKMTVDAENILQKLELPYHVIRLSTGDMGFGSAMTYDLEVWFPTQDKYREISSVSNDESFQARRGHIQYRDDHGKLHFVHTLNGSGLAVGRTVAAILENYQNQDGSITVPEVLRPYFGEDRITKENAR is encoded by the coding sequence ATGCTAGATATTAAATATTTGAGAAATAATCGAGATGAAGCCAATCAGCGTTTACTAGATCGCAATGTGGCAGATGGTGTTTTGGACCAGCTATTGGTTGATGATGAAAAACGTCGTGCTATCATTCAAGAAGTTGAACAGTTAAAGGCCAAAAGGAACCAAGTCTCTGATCAAATTGGTGCTGCTAAGAGAACCAAGGATGATTCAGCAGCTAAAAAAGCGATTACGGATATGCAGACCGTTTCCGATCAGATCAAGGAGCTGGATGGGCAATTAGCAGCAATTGACAAGTTGGTGCACGATCAAGAGGCGGATTTACCTAATTTGGCTGATCCGCGCGTACCGGTCGGTCCGGATGATGCTTATAATGTCGAACAGCGCAAATGGGAACCAGCCAATCTAAATGGCCGCCCAGCAGCTTTTTCAAAGACCGCATCTTGGTTGAAGGCCCATTACGAAGTCGGTGAAGATCTGGGCATTTTGGACTTTGAGCGCGGCGCCAAGGTGTCGGGCGCACGTTTTTTGTACTATGTGGGTGCTGGTGCACGTTTGGAGAGAGCCGTTTACAATTTCATGCTGGATGAACATCGCCGAGAAGGATATACAGAATTATTGACTCCTTACATGGTCACTAATGAATCAATGTATGCCACTGGCCAGTTTCCCAAATTTATTGATGACGCTTACGAGGTCGGTAAGGATCAATCCATGACGATGATTCCGACCGCTGAAGTTGCTTTGGTCAACTGGCGTCGCGATGAGATCCTAGATGAGTCTGAACTGCCGCTTTATATCACGGCTTTGTCGCCAGCTTTCCGTCAAGAAGCAGGAGCGGCTGGTAAAGATACGCGCGGCTTGATTCGTTTGCACCAATTCAATAAGGTTGAAATGGTGAAATTCACAAAAGCAGAAGATTCCTACGACGAATTAGAAAAAATGACAGTTGATGCTGAAAACATTTTACAAAAACTTGAATTGCCATACCATGTCATTCGTCTTTCTACAGGCGACATGGGTTTTGGTTCTGCTATGACTTATGACTTGGAAGTCTGGTTCCCAACACAAGATAAGTATCGTGAGATATCTTCTGTTTCAAATGATGAATCTTTCCAAGCGCGACGCGGCCATATTCAGTATCGTGATGATCATGGCAAATTGCATTTTGTGCATACTTTAAATGGTTCTGGTTTGGCGGTCGGTCGGACTGTAGCTGCCATCTTGGAAAATTACCAAAATCAAGATGGTTCGATCACGGTGCCGGAAGTCCTCCGTCCTTACTTTGGCGAAGATCGCATTACCAAAGAAAATGCCCGATAA
- a CDS encoding oxidoreductase: MNKKIALITGASSGIGYETAELLSRSGYIVYAVARHVDKMSDLTKLGIVTLHLDVTNELTIQPLVDKIIQENGHLDVLINNAGYGSYGAVEDVPIAEAQAQLDVNLFGMARMIKAVLPQMRKQKSGRIVNISSMAGRIWTPLGAWYHAAKFAVEGFSDALRLETADFGIKVIIIEPGAVKSNWSQIATKKMLENSSDGPYSQLAEQAAANFKRTYDADINKHLSRASLISKTILKSLTSRNPKTRYLVGYGAKMSVFMAAVLSDKHFDQVSRKFM, translated from the coding sequence ATGAATAAGAAAATTGCGTTGATCACGGGCGCTTCGTCTGGCATCGGCTATGAAACAGCTGAGCTTTTAAGCCGATCCGGTTACATCGTTTATGCCGTGGCCAGGCATGTTGATAAAATGAGTGATCTAACCAAACTGGGTATTGTGACGCTGCACTTGGATGTCACCAATGAACTGACGATTCAGCCGTTAGTGGACAAAATCATTCAGGAAAATGGTCACTTAGATGTGCTGATCAATAACGCAGGCTATGGCTCTTATGGCGCTGTGGAAGATGTGCCTATCGCAGAAGCGCAAGCACAATTGGACGTGAATTTGTTTGGCATGGCCAGAATGATCAAAGCTGTGCTGCCACAGATGCGAAAACAAAAATCTGGGCGTATCGTTAATATTTCGTCAATGGCTGGACGCATTTGGACGCCATTAGGTGCCTGGTATCACGCGGCAAAGTTTGCGGTTGAAGGCTTTTCCGATGCTTTGCGATTGGAGACGGCGGATTTTGGTATCAAAGTGATCATCATTGAACCTGGTGCCGTTAAAAGCAATTGGTCTCAGATCGCCACGAAAAAAATGCTTGAAAATTCATCAGATGGACCATATAGTCAATTGGCTGAGCAAGCGGCTGCCAATTTTAAAAGAACTTACGATGCGGATATTAATAAACATTTAAGCAGGGCATCCTTGATTTCGAAAACAATTCTGAAATCTCTGACCAGCAGAAATCCCAAAACACGTTATTTGGTTGGTTACGGTGCCAAAATGTCGGTTTTCATGGCTGCTGTTTTAAGTGATAAACATTTCGACCAAGTGAGTCGAAAATTTATGTAG